A single window of Prochlorothrix hollandica PCC 9006 = CALU 1027 DNA harbors:
- the dnaK gene encoding molecular chaperone DnaK: MGKVVGIDLGTTNSCVAVMEGGKPTVIANAEGFRTTPSVVAFDPKSKERRVGQIAKRQSVMNPENTFYSVKRFIGRRYDEVGMESTEVSYKVLNVGNNVRLDCSAEGKQFAPEEISAQVLRKLADDASKYLGQPVTQAVITVPAYFNDSQRQATKDAGKIAGLEVLRIINEPTAASLAYGLDKKSNETILVFDLGGGTFDVSVLEVGEGVFEVLSTYGDTHLGGDDFDKKIVDYLADTFKGNEGIDLRKDRQALQRLTEAAEKAKIELSSVTQAEINLPFITATQDGPKHLDVTLTRPQFEELCADLIDRCRIPVEQALKDAKLTKSDVDEVVLVGGSTRIPAIKGLVKKVLNKEPNETVNPDEVVAVGAAIQAGVLAGEVKDILLLDVTPLSLGVETLGGVMTKLIPRNTTIPTKKSEVFSTAVDGQTNVEIHILQGEREFSKDNKSLGTFRLDGIPPAQRGVPQIEVIFDIDANGILNVTAKDKGTGKEQSISITGASTLSDDEVSRMVNDAEVNAGVDKERREQIETKNQADSLVYQTEKQLEELGDKVPAEAKTKINGLTQDLKDAVAKEDYEKMKSLVSELQQALYSVGSAVYQQEAAAAGGDPTAAGAPPTGDAPTGGSSGGDDDVIDAEFSETK; the protein is encoded by the coding sequence ATGGGAAAAGTAGTTGGAATTGACCTCGGAACCACAAACTCTTGTGTTGCCGTGATGGAAGGGGGAAAACCCACAGTCATCGCCAACGCAGAGGGCTTTCGTACTACTCCCTCCGTTGTGGCCTTTGACCCAAAAAGCAAAGAGCGCCGCGTGGGGCAAATTGCCAAACGGCAATCGGTTATGAACCCGGAGAACACCTTTTATTCCGTTAAACGCTTCATCGGGCGACGCTATGATGAAGTGGGAATGGAATCCACCGAGGTGTCCTACAAAGTTTTAAATGTGGGCAACAATGTACGCCTCGACTGCTCTGCGGAAGGCAAGCAGTTTGCCCCCGAAGAAATTTCGGCCCAGGTGCTGCGGAAGCTGGCCGACGATGCCAGCAAATACCTGGGTCAACCCGTTACTCAGGCTGTGATTACAGTTCCAGCCTACTTTAACGACTCCCAGCGCCAAGCCACCAAAGACGCAGGTAAAATTGCTGGTTTGGAAGTGCTGCGGATCATCAACGAACCCACGGCTGCTTCCCTAGCCTATGGCTTGGACAAGAAGAGTAACGAAACCATTCTGGTGTTTGACCTAGGGGGCGGTACTTTTGATGTGTCTGTCCTGGAAGTGGGGGAGGGAGTCTTTGAGGTGCTATCCACCTATGGGGATACCCACCTTGGGGGAGATGATTTTGATAAAAAGATCGTCGATTACCTCGCGGACACCTTTAAGGGCAATGAAGGCATTGATCTCCGCAAAGACCGTCAAGCCCTCCAGCGCCTGACGGAAGCAGCGGAAAAAGCCAAAATCGAACTATCCAGCGTGACCCAGGCAGAAATCAACCTGCCCTTCATTACGGCAACCCAGGATGGGCCGAAGCACTTGGATGTGACCTTAACCCGTCCCCAGTTTGAAGAACTGTGTGCTGATTTGATCGATCGCTGCCGCATCCCCGTGGAACAAGCCCTGAAGGATGCCAAACTCACCAAGAGTGATGTGGACGAGGTGGTGCTGGTGGGGGGATCAACCCGGATCCCCGCCATTAAGGGACTGGTGAAAAAGGTTCTGAACAAAGAACCCAACGAAACGGTCAACCCGGATGAAGTGGTGGCCGTGGGTGCCGCGATCCAGGCTGGGGTCTTGGCTGGGGAAGTGAAGGATATTCTGCTACTGGATGTCACCCCGCTGTCCTTGGGTGTGGAAACCCTAGGGGGAGTGATGACCAAGTTGATCCCCCGCAACACCACGATTCCCACCAAAAAATCGGAAGTGTTTTCCACCGCCGTTGATGGTCAAACCAATGTGGAAATTCACATCCTCCAAGGGGAACGGGAATTTTCTAAGGATAACAAGAGCCTAGGAACCTTCCGTTTAGACGGAATTCCCCCAGCCCAGCGGGGTGTGCCTCAAATTGAGGTAATCTTTGACATTGATGCCAACGGCATCCTCAATGTCACCGCCAAGGACAAGGGCACGGGTAAAGAACAGTCCATTTCGATCACGGGCGCTTCCACCCTGTCGGATGATGAAGTCAGCCGCATGGTTAACGACGCAGAAGTTAATGCTGGCGTTGATAAGGAGCGCCGGGAACAAATCGAGACCAAGAACCAGGCTGATTCTTTGGTGTATCAAACCGAGAAGCAACTGGAAGAGTTGGGGGATAAGGTTCCCGCTGAGGCCAAGACTAAAATCAATGGTCTGACCCAGGATCTCAAGGATGCGGTGGCCAAGGAAGACTACGAGAAAATGAAGTCCTTGGTGTCGGAACTGCAACAGGCGCTCTACAGTGTCGGCAGCGCCGTTTACCAGCAGGAAGCGGCTGCGGCAGGGGGTGATCCTACGGCTGCGGGTGCGCCTCCGACGGGGGATGCCCCCACGGGTGGATCCAGCGGTGGCGATGATGATGTGATTGATGCGGAGTTTTCAGAAACGAAGTAA
- a CDS encoding adenylate/guanylate cyclase domain-containing protein, protein MVAPKYLKFTWGLLRSALSRKVACWVFLSLVVIEVIIFIPSYQSRKRENLRQLELVSQELLWATRQEAMKGVDIQALFQKFANQFNADSVIEGGALYQASTGQLVNQFGDVPPLFAQPPDPQHPITELHSQGQRYDVASMTLGFTPRDQYIIVVRHDSSGLQADLYGYGWRIAGLVVLIAVVVTATTMVVVGRLVIVPILELRQDFLRAGEALTQAEPDREVALKTLALIQDDELGEVVRSFHDLFHRTRSAIQARHQTEQALREAQLKSDQLLLNILPASIAEKLKQGERAIAQNFEQVTILFADLVNFTCLSTQIPAPELVCLLNDIFSRFDALVDRYHLEKIKTIGDAYMVVGGVPLPHDRQGGAIIDLALAMRSALAEFNQDNHRNFQLRIGINTGQVVAGVIGIKKFTYDLWGDAVNIASRMESHGLPDKIQISASTYALVHDHYPFEYRGKINIKGRGEMDTYLL, encoded by the coding sequence ATGGTTGCACCGAAGTATCTAAAATTTACCTGGGGACTGTTGCGATCGGCCCTGTCCCGCAAGGTAGCCTGCTGGGTTTTTCTGAGCCTGGTGGTGATTGAAGTCATTATCTTTATCCCCTCCTATCAAAGCCGAAAACGGGAAAATCTGCGGCAGCTAGAACTCGTCTCGCAGGAGTTGCTGTGGGCAACCCGCCAAGAAGCCATGAAAGGCGTAGATATCCAGGCTCTTTTCCAGAAATTTGCCAATCAGTTCAATGCAGACTCGGTGATTGAAGGGGGCGCATTATACCAAGCCAGTACCGGACAACTGGTCAATCAGTTTGGAGATGTTCCCCCCCTCTTTGCCCAACCTCCCGATCCCCAGCACCCTATCACCGAACTCCACAGCCAGGGCCAACGTTACGATGTGGCCTCCATGACCTTAGGGTTTACCCCCAGGGATCAATACATTATTGTGGTGCGGCACGACTCATCCGGGCTACAGGCAGACCTGTATGGCTATGGGTGGCGGATAGCGGGTTTGGTGGTCTTAATTGCGGTGGTGGTGACAGCCACCACCATGGTGGTGGTGGGGCGGTTGGTCATTGTACCGATCTTGGAGCTGCGCCAAGACTTTTTACGGGCTGGGGAAGCCTTAACCCAAGCTGAACCCGATCGGGAGGTGGCTCTGAAAACCTTGGCCTTGATCCAGGATGATGAACTGGGGGAAGTGGTGCGATCGTTCCATGATTTATTCCATCGCACCCGTAGCGCCATCCAAGCCCGTCACCAAACAGAACAAGCCCTGCGGGAAGCACAACTGAAGTCGGATCAGTTGCTGTTAAACATCCTGCCCGCCTCCATTGCGGAGAAACTGAAACAGGGGGAACGGGCGATCGCCCAGAATTTTGAGCAGGTCACTATTTTATTCGCTGACTTAGTCAATTTCACCTGTTTATCCACCCAAATCCCTGCCCCAGAGCTGGTGTGTTTACTCAACGATATTTTTTCCCGCTTTGATGCCTTGGTCGATCGCTATCATCTGGAAAAAATTAAAACCATTGGCGATGCCTACATGGTGGTGGGGGGGGTGCCGCTGCCCCACGATCGCCAAGGGGGAGCGATCATTGACTTAGCCCTAGCCATGCGATCGGCCCTCGCTGAATTCAACCAGGACAACCACCGTAATTTCCAACTACGCATCGGGATCAATACGGGCCAAGTGGTGGCGGGGGTCATTGGCATTAAAAAGTTCACCTATGACCTCTGGGGGGATGCCGTCAACATTGCCAGCCGCATGGAATCCCATGGCCTTCCCGACAAAATCCAGATCAGCGCCTCTACTTATGCCCTCGTCCACGATCACTATCCCTTTGAATATCGAGGCAAAATTAACATCAAAGGCCGAGGGGAGATGGACACCTATTTACTCTAG
- a CDS encoding UDP-N-acetylmuramoyl-tripeptide--D-alanyl-D-alanine ligase: MSFSLALDRLLSLLAAQAIVPQVLTDTDAVQPLVLTGLSTDSRSLTQGQGFVALRGERFDGHQFLAIAQEQGATLALVDGQFQPTPGDLTLGLTLVQVDNTLRAYQAIAHWWRQQFQIPVIGVTGSVGKTTTKELIAAMVATQGPVLKTEANYNNEIGVPKTLLQLRTHHRYAVIEMAMRGPGEIAELAAIAAPTLGVITNVGVAHIERLGSREAIAAAKCELLTEMAKSKPGLAPGLAPESAINLSATNLSATNLGEPIAILNQDNPLLMATAQGCWQGKTITFGLEGGQVQGQLRDLETLAVGDQVFRLPLAGEHNALNFLAALAVADCLGVPRSALTQLQVTLPGGRAKRLNWDQDIVALDETYNAGPESMAAALVLLSQIPGQRHLAVLGTMKELGEKSLGFHRDIGQRVQSLGLDRLLVLADPGEAQALADGAGSVPTEQFTDPAQLVQRLKEVVQPGDRLLFKASRSVALDQVVTQLAQHFDPSGNL; encoded by the coding sequence ATGTCCTTTTCCTTAGCCCTCGATCGCCTCCTCAGTCTGTTAGCAGCCCAGGCCATTGTCCCCCAGGTTCTGACGGACACCGATGCCGTTCAGCCTCTGGTGCTGACGGGACTCTCCACCGACAGCCGTAGCCTAACCCAGGGCCAGGGGTTTGTGGCGCTGCGGGGGGAGCGCTTTGATGGGCACCAGTTTTTAGCGATCGCCCAGGAACAGGGCGCGACCTTAGCCTTGGTGGATGGCCAATTTCAGCCCACCCCAGGGGATTTGACCCTAGGGCTAACCTTGGTGCAGGTGGACAATACCCTCAGGGCTTACCAGGCCATTGCCCACTGGTGGCGACAGCAGTTTCAGATTCCGGTGATTGGGGTGACGGGATCCGTGGGCAAAACCACCACGAAAGAACTGATTGCGGCCATGGTGGCGACCCAAGGGCCAGTGCTGAAAACGGAAGCCAACTACAACAATGAAATCGGAGTCCCCAAAACCCTGCTCCAGTTACGGACTCACCATCGCTATGCTGTCATTGAAATGGCCATGCGGGGACCGGGGGAAATTGCAGAATTGGCGGCGATCGCCGCCCCAACCCTAGGGGTGATTACCAATGTCGGGGTGGCCCACATCGAGCGCCTGGGATCACGGGAGGCGATCGCCGCCGCGAAGTGCGAATTATTAACAGAAATGGCTAAATCAAAGCCGGGACTAGCACCAGGGCTAGCACCAGAGTCGGCAATAAACCTGTCGGCAACAAACCTGTCGGCAACAAACCTGGGTGAACCCATTGCCATCCTCAACCAGGACAACCCCCTCTTGATGGCCACGGCCCAAGGCTGTTGGCAGGGTAAAACCATCACCTTTGGGCTGGAGGGAGGACAAGTTCAGGGTCAACTGCGGGATCTGGAAACCCTGGCAGTGGGGGATCAAGTGTTTCGGTTGCCCCTCGCGGGGGAGCACAATGCCTTGAACTTTTTAGCGGCTCTGGCTGTGGCGGATTGTTTGGGGGTGCCGCGATCGGCCCTCACCCAGTTGCAGGTGACGTTGCCGGGGGGACGGGCTAAACGGCTCAACTGGGACCAGGATATTGTGGCCCTGGATGAAACCTACAATGCGGGTCCAGAGTCCATGGCGGCGGCCCTGGTGCTGTTGAGTCAAATTCCAGGTCAGCGTCACTTAGCGGTGCTGGGCACCATGAAGGAATTGGGGGAAAAATCCCTGGGGTTCCACCGGGACATTGGCCAACGGGTACAAAGCCTCGGTCTGGATCGCCTCTTGGTGCTAGCGGATCCAGGGGAGGCCCAAGCCCTGGCGGACGGGGCAGGATCGGTACCCACGGAGCAATTTACAGACCCGGCCCAGTTAGTGCAACGCTTAAAAGAGGTGGTGCAACCGGGCGATCGTCTGCTGTTCAAGGCTTCGCGATCGGTAGCCCTAGATCAAGTCGTAACCCAGCTAGCGCAGCACTTTGACCCCTCAGGCAACCTTTAG
- the recR gene encoding recombination mediator RecR, translating into MFSLPFRYPSVTPPLPFRYPSVKEPRPVYTRPLARLIEELQRLPGVGSKTAQRLALHILSRPEAEVQTLAQVLVEAKQQVGHCSVCFHLSADPVCDICRSLSRDPQVICVVADSRDVIALEKTREYRGQYHVLGGLVSPMDGIGPEQLHIQPLVRRVAQGTITEVILAINPSVEGETTTLYVGQLLKPFTKVTRIAFGLPMGGDLEYADEVTLARALEGRREL; encoded by the coding sequence TTGTTCTCGTTACCCTTCCGTTACCCTTCCGTCACCCCTCCGTTACCCTTCCGTTACCCCTCCGTTAAGGAGCCTAGACCCGTTTATACTCGCCCCCTCGCCCGTTTGATCGAAGAACTGCAACGACTGCCCGGTGTCGGTTCCAAAACAGCCCAACGTTTGGCCTTACACATTCTCAGTCGTCCTGAAGCAGAGGTTCAAACCCTCGCCCAAGTGTTGGTGGAAGCCAAGCAACAGGTGGGTCACTGTTCCGTGTGTTTCCATCTCTCCGCTGACCCGGTGTGTGATATTTGTCGATCCCTCAGTCGCGATCCCCAGGTAATTTGTGTGGTGGCCGACTCCCGCGATGTCATTGCTCTGGAAAAAACCCGTGAATATCGGGGTCAGTACCATGTCCTGGGGGGTCTGGTGTCCCCCATGGATGGCATTGGCCCGGAGCAATTACACATTCAGCCCCTGGTGCGTCGGGTTGCCCAGGGAACGATTACAGAGGTCATTCTGGCCATTAATCCCAGCGTTGAGGGGGAAACCACAACCCTCTATGTGGGTCAGTTGCTGAAACCCTTCACCAAGGTGACTCGCATTGCCTTTGGGTTGCCCATGGGGGGGGATTTGGAATACGCCGATGAGGTGACCTTGGCGCGGGCTTTGGAAGGACGACGGGAATTGTAG
- a CDS encoding D-alanine--D-alanine ligase family protein, whose translation MTKPCVGLLFGGRSGEHEVSISSARAVARAFGEADNRDRYDLKLFYIQKDGCWQSGSLAQQVLDSGAALPTSAHPQNRQNLWQFPPDAAEVTVWFPILHGPNGEDGTIQGLLSLMQVPYVGSAVLGSAVGMDKIAMKTAFAQANLPQVAYQAIDGSQLWADSCHYGQGIEQLEIEVGYPCFVKPANLGSSVGIGKATCRTELESALELAARHDRRVIVEAAADTKIREIECAVLGNDQPEASVLGEITYDADFYDYETKYTPGLANLLIPSTLSTSVTQDIQAMAIAAFKAVDAAGLARVDFFYGETTGRIVLNEINTLPGFTATSMYPQLWAATGVPFGELVHRLVQLALDRFPPSS comes from the coding sequence ATGACAAAACCCTGCGTTGGGCTGCTATTCGGGGGGCGATCCGGAGAGCATGAAGTGTCCATTAGTTCAGCCCGTGCCGTGGCCCGTGCTTTTGGGGAAGCGGACAACCGCGATCGCTATGATCTCAAGCTATTTTATATCCAAAAAGATGGCTGCTGGCAGTCAGGATCCCTGGCCCAACAGGTTCTCGACTCCGGCGCAGCATTGCCCACCTCGGCACATCCCCAAAACCGCCAGAATCTCTGGCAATTTCCCCCCGATGCGGCTGAGGTGACCGTTTGGTTTCCCATCCTCCATGGTCCCAATGGGGAAGATGGCACCATCCAAGGGCTGCTGAGTCTGATGCAGGTGCCCTATGTGGGATCCGCCGTGCTGGGTTCAGCCGTGGGTATGGATAAAATTGCCATGAAGACCGCCTTTGCCCAGGCCAACTTACCCCAGGTGGCCTACCAAGCCATTGATGGCAGTCAACTCTGGGCCGACTCCTGTCACTATGGCCAGGGGATTGAGCAATTAGAGATAGAGGTGGGGTATCCCTGCTTTGTCAAACCCGCGAACCTGGGTTCTTCCGTGGGCATTGGTAAGGCCACCTGCCGGACTGAATTGGAGTCTGCCCTAGAACTGGCCGCTCGCCACGATCGCCGGGTGATTGTGGAAGCTGCCGCCGATACCAAAATCCGAGAGATTGAATGTGCTGTTTTGGGGAACGATCAACCGGAGGCTTCGGTGCTGGGGGAAATTACCTATGATGCGGATTTCTATGACTATGAGACCAAATACACCCCTGGCTTAGCTAATTTACTCATTCCCTCTACCCTCAGTACCTCGGTCACCCAAGACATCCAGGCCATGGCGATCGCGGCCTTTAAGGCGGTGGATGCTGCCGGTTTAGCACGGGTGGATTTTTTCTATGGGGAAACCACGGGCCGCATTGTCCTCAATGAAATTAATACCCTACCCGGTTTCACAGCCACCAGCATGTATCCCCAACTCTGGGCCGCTACGGGAGTTCCCTTTGGGGAACTGGTTCACCGTTTAGTGCAGTTGGCCCTCGATCGGTTTCCCCCATCAAGCTGA
- a CDS encoding glutaminyl-peptide cyclotransferase: protein MVLEQGDCGAELGKQRRSPARWPSLWHTVAVVGLWTMTSACVAAPVPISPSSLPVDNTAAPAPSLQSGAAAKPTTIADPNPDPNPDPDPDPDLDPNPGPVPVYGYRVLNTYPHDPQAFTQGLLFHDGRLYEGTGLWGRSSLRAVDLETGNVQQQHNLEQRYFGEGLTLWQDRLIQLTWRSRIGFVYDRATFTLLQTFTYPTEGWGLTHDGQRLILSDGSDRLSVLDPETFQVLGQIPVREGTTPIPRLNELEYIKGEIWANIWLDHRIARIDPQTGQVVAWVNLAGLEPAVQDNPDAVLNGIAYDAEGDRLFVTGKLWTHLFEIDLVPPP from the coding sequence ATGGTGCTTGAACAGGGAGACTGTGGGGCAGAGTTGGGTAAACAGCGACGATCGCCCGCCCGCTGGCCTTCCTTATGGCACACCGTCGCTGTGGTGGGCCTGTGGACGATGACCAGTGCCTGTGTCGCAGCTCCCGTTCCCATTTCCCCGTCATCCCTGCCTGTGGACAATACTGCTGCTCCTGCCCCTAGCCTACAGTCTGGTGCTGCCGCCAAACCCACCACGATCGCAGATCCAAACCCTGATCCAAACCCTGATCCAGACCCTGATCCAGACCTGGATCCAAACCCCGGCCCTGTCCCCGTTTACGGTTATCGCGTCCTCAACACCTATCCCCACGATCCCCAAGCCTTTACCCAGGGGTTGCTGTTCCACGACGGCAGGCTTTATGAAGGAACGGGGTTGTGGGGGCGGTCTTCCCTGCGGGCGGTGGACTTGGAGACGGGGAACGTGCAGCAGCAGCACAATTTGGAGCAACGCTATTTTGGGGAGGGGCTGACCCTGTGGCAGGATCGCCTGATCCAGCTCACCTGGCGATCGCGCATTGGCTTTGTTTACGATCGCGCCACCTTCACCCTGCTGCAAACCTTCACCTATCCCACGGAAGGCTGGGGACTGACCCACGATGGCCAGCGCCTGATTCTCAGTGACGGCAGCGATCGCCTGTCCGTTTTAGATCCCGAAACCTTTCAAGTCCTGGGCCAGATCCCAGTGCGGGAGGGCACCACCCCCATCCCTCGCCTCAATGAGTTGGAATACATCAAAGGGGAAATTTGGGCCAATATCTGGCTGGATCACCGCATTGCTCGCATTGATCCCCAAACGGGTCAGGTTGTGGCGTGGGTCAACCTGGCGGGGCTGGAGCCAGCGGTTCAGGACAACCCCGACGCGGTGCTCAATGGGATTGCCTATGATGCCGAGGGCGATCGTCTCTTTGTCACCGGCAAGCTCTGGACCCATCTCTTTGAAATCGATCTAGTTCCCCCTCCGTAA
- the pirA gene encoding arginine synthesis PII-interacting regulator PirA produces the protein MNLSYRGIPYVKDVPNVTMTDSKLRVQYRGAVYTYRRPLAIPVLQPVFNLCYRGVEYHTDGSPVDSQVVIPQPTLQQMPAAFQVRQQQLQGIEQVHLASIRRSVEQRLMAARAKGNEKLVLMLEAELQQFA, from the coding sequence ATGAACTTAAGCTATCGTGGTATTCCCTATGTCAAAGACGTTCCCAACGTTACGATGACCGACAGTAAGCTACGGGTCCAATATCGAGGCGCTGTCTACACCTACCGCCGTCCTCTCGCTATTCCTGTCCTCCAGCCCGTGTTTAACCTCTGTTACCGAGGGGTTGAGTATCACACCGATGGTAGTCCTGTGGATTCCCAGGTGGTGATCCCCCAACCCACGCTTCAGCAAATGCCCGCCGCCTTTCAGGTGCGCCAGCAGCAGCTTCAGGGCATTGAACAAGTCCATCTGGCCAGTATTCGCCGCAGTGTTGAGCAACGTTTGATGGCTGCCCGCGCTAAAGGGAATGAAAAACTAGTCCTCATGCTGGAAGCCGAATTACAGCAATTTGCTTAA
- a CDS encoding GNAT family N-acetyltransferase encodes MLFLTVNNDSMDCSHVYLKIHQPRWCDAPAPVAAPVDPRLQWDYLPSLEPALDLQQLRDLFTLTAHWAGDRHLEDLRVALAHSNPVVSAHAGDRLVGFSRATSDGAYRATIWDVVVHPDLRGGGIGRKLVQTILSHPYVNRVERVYLMTSHKQRFYEHIGFQTNDSTTMVLQNQNQSLEIACATTFSPVEQHFLG; translated from the coding sequence ATGCTCTTTTTGACCGTTAATAACGATTCTATGGACTGTAGCCACGTTTATCTCAAAATTCACCAGCCCCGTTGGTGTGATGCCCCTGCCCCCGTTGCAGCGCCTGTGGATCCCCGTCTGCAATGGGACTACTTGCCCAGCCTAGAACCGGCCCTGGATCTCCAACAGTTACGGGATTTGTTTACCCTCACGGCCCATTGGGCGGGCGATCGTCACCTGGAGGATTTGCGGGTTGCCTTGGCCCACAGCAATCCCGTGGTCAGTGCCCACGCGGGCGATCGCCTCGTGGGTTTCAGTCGCGCCACCTCCGATGGGGCTTACCGGGCCACCATTTGGGATGTGGTGGTCCATCCCGATCTGCGGGGGGGAGGCATTGGCCGCAAACTCGTGCAAACTATCCTCAGCCATCCCTATGTCAACCGGGTGGAGCGGGTTTATCTGATGACCTCCCATAAGCAACGGTTTTATGAGCACATTGGGTTTCAAACCAACGACTCCACCACCATGGTGCTTCAGAACCAGAACCAATCCCTGGAAATAGCCTGTGCGACAACGTTTTCCCCCGTTGAGCAACATTTCCTGGGTTAA
- the rpaB gene encoding response regulator transcription factor RpaB, whose protein sequence is MASYQSKGETAYRAKILVVDDEAAVRRILTTRLTMAGYDVVVASDGEEALDVFQREEPSLIVLDIMLPKLDGYGVCRKLRQESDVPIIMLSALSTIADRITGLDLGADDYLAKPFSPKELEARINTILRRVDDNHVATVVPQGIIQVGCVEIDTNRRQVFREGKRVPLTYTEFSLLEMLFRNPGETIPRADILQELWGYPPRRSADLRVVDVYVARLRAKLESDPRNPELIITVRGTGYTSQRLTDLTEVAGA, encoded by the coding sequence ATGGCTAGCTATCAATCTAAAGGTGAGACTGCCTACCGGGCAAAGATTCTTGTTGTAGACGATGAGGCGGCTGTCCGTCGCATCTTGACCACTCGCCTTACCATGGCAGGCTATGACGTTGTGGTGGCTTCCGATGGCGAAGAAGCCCTGGATGTCTTCCAGCGGGAGGAACCCAGCCTGATCGTGTTAGATATTATGCTGCCTAAACTAGATGGGTACGGGGTTTGCCGCAAACTGCGCCAAGAGTCCGATGTGCCCATTATTATGTTATCGGCCTTGAGTACCATTGCCGATCGCATCACCGGCCTAGACCTGGGGGCGGATGATTACTTGGCCAAGCCCTTTTCCCCCAAGGAACTGGAAGCCCGCATTAATACCATCCTCCGCCGTGTGGACGATAACCACGTGGCCACCGTCGTGCCCCAGGGCATTATTCAAGTGGGTTGCGTTGAAATTGACACCAACCGTCGCCAAGTCTTCCGGGAAGGTAAACGGGTCCCCCTCACCTATACGGAATTTAGTCTCTTAGAAATGTTGTTCCGCAACCCTGGGGAAACCATTCCCCGTGCTGACATTTTGCAGGAACTCTGGGGCTATCCCCCCCGCCGTTCCGCAGATTTACGGGTGGTGGATGTTTATGTGGCGCGGCTGCGGGCCAAACTGGAGTCCGATCCCCGCAACCCTGAACTGATCATCACCGTGCGGGGTACGGGCTATACGTCCCAGCGCCTCACGGATCTGACGGAAGTGGCTGGTGCTTAG
- a CDS encoding DUF952 domain-containing protein, which produces MTASIFHILTQTQWQDLDQTWTQILGQPVEFPINSPSPPLESLPPAYAPPSLVQEGFIHLSTLDQVCGVADRFYQNQGDLVLLEVDPQRLQAPLRWEAPIHPDGSAPDLPVPGMSVLDPADPVRFPHLYGPLNWDAIVGFYPLKFDHNHVQLPPELQPLLTVDRT; this is translated from the coding sequence ATGACAGCATCTATTTTTCACATTTTGACCCAGACCCAGTGGCAAGATTTAGACCAAACCTGGACTCAAATCCTCGGTCAACCCGTGGAATTTCCCATTAATTCCCCATCCCCCCCGTTGGAGTCCCTCCCCCCAGCCTATGCTCCCCCATCCTTAGTCCAGGAAGGTTTTATCCATCTATCCACCTTGGATCAGGTGTGTGGGGTCGCCGATCGCTTTTACCAAAACCAAGGGGACTTGGTGCTGCTGGAGGTGGATCCCCAACGGCTCCAGGCACCCCTACGCTGGGAAGCACCGATCCATCCCGATGGCAGTGCCCCTGATCTCCCTGTTCCTGGGATGTCGGTTCTGGATCCCGCTGATCCTGTCCGCTTTCCCCACCTTTACGGCCCTCTGAATTGGGATGCGATCGTCGGGTTCTATCCCCTAAAATTTGACCATAACCACGTTCAGTTGCCACCGGAATTACAACCGCTGCTGACCGTCGATCGAACCTGA